In Stenotrophomonas sp. ESTM1D_MKCIP4_1, a single genomic region encodes these proteins:
- a CDS encoding amidohydrolase family protein translates to MVRSTKLARSARKRRRAWLGATVMVLAGIAGTASAQDLLVRNATVHTASARGSLQNTDVLVQGGLIRAVGPGLAAPAGVAVVEANGRPLTPALFGGITEIGIEEVSGESSTVDSTLKIGEQPLRPEFDVTLAYNPASVLVPVARLDGIGFTALGAATGGGFVAGQGGVMRLDGSADPIGPRALFLRLGAAASELTGQSRAAQWMLLQQMVDEARGQVAADSPHALLTPAGRRTLARYLAGQGRIVVEVDRAADIRQLLRWAAREKVKIAIAGGAEAWQMAPELAAAQVPVFVDALGNLPTTFDQIGATLENAARLRRAGVAVSFAQRDDASHNARKMRQLAGNAVANGLPWADGLAGLTRVPAQVLGVADQIGTIEPGKRADLVLWEGDPLDVAHYAEQVWLGGRAMPMRSRQTELRDRYLQHNAQP, encoded by the coding sequence ATGGTCCGTTCCACAAAGTTGGCGAGGTCGGCCAGGAAGCGCCGCCGGGCGTGGCTTGGCGCTACCGTCATGGTGCTGGCAGGCATCGCGGGCACTGCATCGGCGCAGGACCTGCTGGTGCGCAACGCCACGGTGCACACCGCCAGCGCGCGCGGCAGCCTGCAGAACACCGACGTGCTGGTGCAGGGTGGGCTGATCCGCGCGGTCGGCCCCGGCCTGGCCGCGCCGGCCGGGGTGGCCGTGGTCGAAGCCAATGGCCGTCCGCTGACGCCGGCGCTGTTCGGTGGCATCACCGAGATCGGCATCGAGGAAGTCTCCGGTGAATCGAGCACGGTGGACAGCACCCTGAAGATCGGCGAGCAGCCCTTGCGCCCCGAATTCGACGTCACCCTGGCCTACAACCCGGCCTCCGTGCTGGTGCCGGTGGCACGCCTGGATGGCATCGGCTTCACTGCGCTGGGGGCTGCCACCGGGGGTGGCTTCGTGGCCGGCCAGGGCGGGGTGATGCGTCTGGATGGCAGTGCCGACCCGATCGGCCCGCGTGCGCTGTTCCTGCGCCTGGGTGCGGCCGCCTCGGAACTGACCGGGCAGTCGCGCGCGGCGCAGTGGATGCTGCTGCAGCAGATGGTGGACGAAGCGCGCGGGCAGGTCGCCGCCGATTCGCCGCATGCGCTGCTGACACCCGCCGGCCGCCGCACGCTGGCGCGCTACCTGGCGGGCCAGGGCCGCATCGTGGTGGAAGTGGACCGCGCCGCCGACATCCGCCAGCTGCTGCGCTGGGCTGCACGCGAAAAGGTGAAGATCGCCATCGCCGGCGGTGCCGAAGCCTGGCAGATGGCCCCGGAACTGGCGGCCGCGCAGGTGCCGGTGTTCGTCGATGCGCTGGGCAACCTGCCCACCACCTTCGACCAGATCGGCGCCACCCTGGAAAATGCCGCGCGCCTGCGCCGTGCCGGCGTGGCGGTCAGCTTTGCCCAGCGCGATGATGCCTCGCACAACGCCCGCAAGATGCGCCAGCTGGCCGGCAATGCGGTGGCCAATGGCCTGCCGTGGGCCGATGGTCTGGCCGGCCTGACCCGCGTGCCCGCACAGGTGTTGGGTGTGGCCGACCAGATCGGCACGATCGAACCGGGCAAGCGCGCCGACCTGGTGCTGTGGGAAGGCGACCCGCTGGATGTCGCGCACTATGCCGAACAGGTCTGGCTGGGCGGCCGCGCCATGCCGATGCGCTCGCGCCAGACCGAACTGCGTGACCGCTACCTGCAGCACAACGCACAGCCTTGA
- a CDS encoding 2-hydroxychromene-2-carboxylate isomerase — MPTLRWYFDFVSPYSYLHWQKVKQLPQFAAIQPVPIAFGAVLHHLGNLGPAEIPAKRRFIYRQLLWTAQAEGTPLRFPPGHPFNPLAVLRLCLAAGASTQAVDVLFDWIWREGNAADSAEALRTPAARLGINDVQAACAEPAVKEQLRRNTEAAIDAGVFGVPTLAIDGELFWGNDAHPMMAAVLADPGLLQRPDWQAVVTLPVAVQRNR, encoded by the coding sequence ATGCCGACCCTGCGCTGGTATTTCGATTTCGTCTCGCCCTATTCCTACCTGCACTGGCAGAAGGTCAAGCAGCTGCCGCAGTTTGCGGCAATCCAGCCGGTGCCGATCGCCTTCGGCGCGGTGCTGCACCACCTGGGCAACCTCGGCCCGGCGGAGATTCCGGCCAAGCGCCGCTTCATCTACCGCCAGCTGCTGTGGACGGCACAGGCCGAAGGCACGCCGCTGCGCTTCCCGCCTGGCCATCCGTTCAATCCGCTGGCCGTGCTGCGGCTGTGCCTGGCCGCCGGTGCCAGCACGCAGGCGGTGGATGTGCTGTTCGACTGGATCTGGCGCGAGGGCAACGCCGCCGACAGCGCCGAGGCGCTGCGCACGCCGGCAGCACGGTTGGGCATCAACGACGTGCAGGCCGCCTGCGCCGAACCGGCGGTGAAGGAGCAACTGCGCCGCAACACCGAAGCGGCCATCGATGCGGGCGTTTTTGGTGTGCCGACCCTGGCCATCGACGGCGAACTGTTCTGGGGCAACGATGCACACCCGATGATGGCCGCCGTGCTGGCCGACCCCGGCCTGTTGCAGCGCCCGGACTGGCAGGCCGTGGTAACGCTTCCAGTGGCCGTGCAGCGCAATCGCTGA
- a CDS encoding DegV family protein: MRIGIVVDSACDLPQDFIAEHNIVLLPITVRIGEAVLADHRDEQATLSFLHAHVAEHGAEAETIPFSVNQIRDLFLQQLVIDYDHVFCMTITKTRSPIHDNALQASFAILNDYKPVRQAAGYNSPFALRVLDTQNLFAAQAVTAVEAVRLRDSGASVQQIRERLEELSGNVHGYMVTRDLYYMRARARHKGDRSVGLLSAALGSALDIKPVLHGYRGETGPVAKIKGFDNAVQKLFAVVGQRVRSGLMTPTVCVSYGGELDELRALPGYAQMKEVCASHGVEVYESVMSLTGMVNVGKGAVTVGFADGPHRFE; encoded by the coding sequence ATGCGCATCGGAATCGTCGTCGATTCGGCCTGTGACCTGCCGCAGGATTTCATTGCCGAGCACAACATCGTCCTGCTGCCGATCACCGTGCGGATCGGTGAGGCCGTGCTGGCCGACCACCGGGACGAGCAGGCCACGCTGAGCTTCCTGCATGCCCACGTGGCCGAGCACGGTGCCGAGGCCGAAACCATTCCCTTCAGCGTCAACCAGATCCGCGATCTGTTCCTGCAGCAGCTGGTCATCGATTATGACCACGTGTTCTGCATGACCATCACCAAGACGCGCAGTCCGATCCACGACAACGCGCTGCAGGCCAGCTTCGCCATCCTCAACGACTACAAGCCGGTGCGCCAGGCGGCGGGCTACAACTCGCCGTTCGCACTACGCGTGCTGGACACCCAGAACCTGTTCGCCGCGCAGGCGGTGACCGCGGTGGAAGCGGTGCGCCTGCGTGACAGCGGCGCCAGCGTGCAGCAGATCCGCGAGCGGCTGGAAGAACTGTCCGGCAACGTGCACGGCTACATGGTCACCCGCGACCTGTACTACATGCGCGCACGCGCACGCCACAAGGGTGACCGCAGTGTCGGCCTGCTCAGTGCCGCGCTGGGCAGCGCGCTGGACATCAAGCCGGTGCTGCACGGCTACCGTGGCGAAACCGGCCCGGTAGCCAAGATCAAGGGCTTCGACAACGCCGTGCAGAAGCTGTTCGCGGTGGTCGGCCAGCGTGTGCGCAGCGGGCTGATGACCCCCACCGTGTGCGTCAGCTACGGCGGCGAACTGGACGAACTGCGCGCCCTGCCCGGCTATGCGCAGATGAAGGAGGTCTGCGCCAGCCATGGGGTGGAGGTGTACGAGTCGGTGATGAGCCTGACCGGCATGGTCAACGTCGGCAAGGGTGCGGTGACCGTGGGCTTTGCCGACGGGCCGCATCGCTTCGAATAA
- a CDS encoding efflux transporter outer membrane subunit, giving the protein MSMPALMKAVASASLCMAVAACTMGPDFVRPQAELPAQWQGEAVAATAIDDDAAWWAGFHDPLLGQLAQQALQSNLDLQLAANRVQQSRAARGISAADRLPAVAGSASGVRARNSEVGLSDPSGNAGREDYGLFQAGVGLSWELDLWGRVRRQLEAADARVQMAEEDAHAVRIALLAETARSYLQLRATSQLLAITEDNLGIAADIQRLTQARQQQGVASTLQVSSAAAQVASLQARIAPLRHRQSQLRNALAFLLARPPQGLDAQLQGMRADWPPLPAVAVGLPSELVERRPDIRRAEAALHAATANIGVAQASFLPRITLNGDAGFQARQLDGLDGWNAHRFSVGPSISLPIFQGGRLKANLALSRVQQQQSALQFQRTVLQAWHEVDDAIDGYAAEQQRTTQLQVAVEQSDSALGAARRQYQAGVVDMLDVLTTQRIALDNRAALANSQATAAIARVELYRALGGGW; this is encoded by the coding sequence ATGAGCATGCCCGCGTTGATGAAGGCCGTGGCCAGCGCGTCGCTGTGCATGGCCGTGGCGGCCTGCACGATGGGCCCGGACTTCGTACGGCCACAGGCCGAGCTGCCGGCGCAGTGGCAGGGCGAGGCGGTGGCCGCGACGGCCATCGACGATGATGCGGCATGGTGGGCCGGTTTCCACGATCCGCTGCTGGGGCAGCTGGCCCAGCAGGCATTGCAGTCCAACCTGGATCTGCAATTGGCCGCCAACCGCGTGCAGCAGAGCCGCGCGGCGCGTGGCATCAGCGCCGCTGATCGCCTGCCCGCGGTCGCGGGCAGCGCCAGTGGCGTGCGCGCACGCAACAGCGAAGTGGGGCTGAGCGATCCTTCCGGCAATGCCGGGCGCGAGGATTACGGACTATTCCAGGCGGGCGTCGGCCTGAGCTGGGAACTGGATCTGTGGGGCCGCGTGCGCCGCCAGCTGGAAGCGGCCGATGCGCGCGTGCAGATGGCCGAAGAAGATGCGCATGCCGTACGCATTGCCCTGCTGGCCGAAACCGCACGTTCCTACCTGCAGCTGCGGGCAACCTCGCAGCTGCTGGCGATCACCGAGGACAACCTGGGCATTGCCGCCGACATCCAGCGCTTGACCCAGGCGCGCCAGCAGCAGGGGGTGGCCAGTACCCTGCAGGTGTCGAGCGCGGCCGCGCAGGTGGCTTCGCTGCAGGCACGCATCGCGCCGCTGCGGCACCGCCAGTCGCAGCTGCGCAATGCACTGGCCTTCCTGCTGGCCAGGCCACCGCAGGGGCTGGACGCGCAGCTGCAGGGCATGCGTGCCGACTGGCCGCCGTTGCCCGCTGTGGCTGTGGGCCTGCCCAGTGAGCTGGTCGAACGTCGTCCGGACATCCGTCGTGCCGAAGCGGCGCTGCATGCGGCCACCGCGAACATCGGCGTGGCCCAGGCCAGCTTCCTGCCCCGCATCACCTTGAACGGCGATGCCGGCTTCCAGGCCAGGCAGCTGGATGGCCTCGATGGGTGGAATGCCCACCGCTTCAGCGTGGGCCCGTCGATCAGCCTGCCGATCTTCCAGGGCGGCCGCCTGAAGGCCAATCTGGCGTTGAGCCGGGTGCAGCAGCAGCAGTCGGCGCTGCAGTTCCAGCGCACGGTGCTGCAGGCCTGGCATGAAGTGGACGATGCCATCGATGGGTACGCGGCGGAACAACAGCGCACGACGCAGCTGCAGGTGGCGGTTGAGCAGAGCGATTCCGCGCTGGGTGCTGCACGGCGCCAGTACCAGGCCGGCGTGGTGGACATGCTGGATGTGCTCACCACCCAGCGCATCGCACTGGACAACCGGGCTGCGCTGGCCAACAGCCAGGCCACGGCGGCCATCGCCCGGGTCGAGCTGTACCGCGCGCTGGGCGGTGGCTGGTAG
- a CDS encoding HlyD family secretion protein yields MSLNKTTLNTGLALGVLALAIGGWLLLRDGRYQRTDNAYVNADFTVVAPKVAGFVSSVEVQDNQTVKAGDVLARIDDRDYQVALQAARADLVNARAQLANAQAALAQQGSLIEQARASVDVSRSELTLASADQQRYRALASDGAGTVQNAQQAQSKQAVAQAHLQQGQAALSSARQRTAILAAGVQSAQAAVQRAEAAQARAELDLSHTELRAPIDGVVGRRAVRVGAYLTPGTAVAAVVPLQRAFVVANFQETQMTRMHAGQPVELTVDVFPGTRLHGHVDSIAPATGVTFAVVAPENATGNFTKVVQRIPVKIVLEPGQPLLDQLRAGMSVEARVDLQGGEGA; encoded by the coding sequence ATGAGCCTCAACAAGACAACCCTCAATACCGGCCTCGCGCTGGGTGTATTGGCCCTGGCCATCGGTGGCTGGCTGCTGCTGCGCGACGGCCGCTACCAGCGCACCGACAACGCCTACGTCAACGCCGATTTCACCGTGGTCGCACCGAAAGTGGCCGGCTTCGTCAGCAGTGTCGAGGTGCAGGACAACCAGACGGTGAAAGCCGGTGATGTGCTGGCCCGCATCGATGACCGCGACTACCAGGTGGCGTTGCAGGCAGCGCGCGCCGATCTGGTCAATGCGCGTGCCCAGCTGGCCAATGCGCAGGCCGCGCTGGCACAGCAGGGCTCGCTGATCGAACAGGCGCGGGCCAGTGTGGATGTCAGCCGATCCGAGCTGACCCTGGCCAGTGCTGACCAGCAGCGTTACCGCGCGCTGGCCAGCGATGGCGCCGGTACGGTGCAGAACGCGCAGCAGGCGCAGTCGAAGCAGGCTGTGGCCCAGGCCCACCTGCAGCAAGGGCAGGCCGCACTGAGCAGCGCACGCCAGCGCACCGCCATCCTGGCGGCGGGCGTGCAGTCGGCGCAGGCGGCGGTGCAACGCGCAGAAGCGGCGCAGGCCCGCGCGGAGCTGGATCTTTCGCATACAGAGCTGCGTGCGCCGATTGATGGTGTGGTTGGCCGCCGTGCGGTGCGCGTGGGTGCCTACCTCACGCCGGGCACGGCCGTTGCGGCCGTCGTGCCGCTGCAGCGTGCCTTCGTGGTCGCCAACTTCCAGGAAACGCAGATGACCCGCATGCACGCAGGGCAGCCGGTGGAGTTGACGGTGGATGTATTTCCCGGCACGCGCCTGCATGGTCACGTCGACAGCATCGCGCCGGCCACGGGCGTGACGTTCGCGGTGGTCGCTCCGGAAAACGCCACCGGCAACTTCACCAAGGTGGTGCAGCGCATTCCAGTGAAGATCGTGCTGGAACCGGGCCAGCCGCTGCTGGATCAGTTGCGTGCCGGCATGTCGGTGGAGGCACGCGTGGACCTGCAGGGCGGGGAGGGCGCATGA
- a CDS encoding MFS transporter, translating into MSAVTLPRAAAIASAPVFDRRIVVGLCGVLLVVLLSGFNENVTKAALADIRGAMGFSVDDGNWITGIYSAMSVSAMAFAPWCAVTFSLRRFGLVMIAAFMLLGVLCPLAPNLPTFLLLRALQGLAGGALPPLLMSVALRFLPPGIKLYGLAGYALTATFGPSMGTPLAALWVEHAGWQFAFWQIVPFCAVGMVMVGWGLPQDPMRLERFSQFNGVGLALGLPALVMLVLGLTQGARLNWFDSPLITVLLDGGSGLLVLFFINEWFHPLPFFKLQLLAHRNLSYSLVTCVGVLFVLLAVISIPSGFLAGVQGYRPLQTAPMLLWVALPQAIALPLVAALMNQRAVDCRWVHAAGLVLLATACFLGAQLDVQWNRDSFLWVQLLQVVAQPMAVLPLLLLATTGLAPQDGPYASAWFNTVKGFSAVFAGGVLDAVGQSRRHFHSTALVDHLGNQPWLPASADLPARLHAQVQALTSADLYWLVALVALGCLPLLPWATRVHPPRAVA; encoded by the coding sequence ATGAGCGCGGTCACCTTGCCCCGGGCGGCCGCCATCGCCTCCGCCCCCGTCTTTGATCGCCGCATCGTGGTCGGCCTGTGCGGCGTGCTGCTGGTGGTACTGCTGTCGGGCTTCAACGAAAACGTCACCAAGGCCGCGCTGGCCGATATCCGCGGCGCGATGGGGTTCAGCGTCGATGACGGCAACTGGATCACTGGCATCTACAGCGCCATGTCGGTCAGTGCCATGGCTTTCGCGCCCTGGTGCGCAGTGACCTTTTCGCTGCGCCGCTTCGGCTTGGTGATGATCGCGGCCTTCATGCTGCTGGGCGTGCTGTGCCCGCTGGCGCCGAACCTGCCGACCTTCCTGTTGCTGCGCGCGCTGCAGGGCCTTGCCGGCGGCGCGCTGCCACCGTTGCTGATGAGCGTGGCGCTGCGCTTCCTGCCGCCGGGCATCAAGCTGTACGGCCTGGCCGGCTATGCGCTTACTGCCACGTTCGGCCCGAGCATGGGCACGCCGCTGGCCGCGCTGTGGGTTGAACACGCGGGCTGGCAGTTCGCGTTCTGGCAGATCGTGCCGTTCTGCGCGGTTGGCATGGTGATGGTCGGCTGGGGCCTGCCGCAGGACCCGATGCGCCTGGAGCGTTTTTCCCAGTTCAACGGTGTGGGCCTGGCCCTGGGGCTGCCTGCGCTGGTGATGCTGGTGCTGGGCCTGACCCAGGGCGCGCGGCTGAACTGGTTCGATTCGCCGCTGATCACGGTGCTGCTGGACGGCGGCAGTGGCCTGCTGGTGCTGTTCTTCATCAACGAATGGTTCCACCCGCTGCCGTTCTTCAAGCTGCAACTGCTGGCCCATCGCAACCTCAGCTATTCGCTGGTGACCTGCGTGGGCGTGCTGTTCGTGCTGCTTGCGGTCATCTCCATTCCTTCCGGCTTTCTGGCCGGCGTGCAGGGCTATCGGCCGTTGCAGACCGCCCCGATGCTGCTGTGGGTGGCGCTGCCGCAGGCGATTGCGTTGCCGTTGGTGGCGGCACTGATGAACCAGCGTGCGGTGGATTGCCGCTGGGTGCATGCCGCCGGCCTGGTGTTGCTGGCGACAGCGTGCTTCCTCGGCGCGCAGCTGGACGTGCAGTGGAACCGCGACAGCTTCCTGTGGGTGCAGCTGCTGCAGGTAGTGGCGCAGCCGATGGCGGTGCTGCCGTTGCTGCTGCTGGCCACCACCGGTCTGGCGCCGCAGGACGGTCCCTATGCCTCGGCCTGGTTCAACACCGTCAAAGGCTTTTCGGCGGTGTTTGCCGGTGGCGTGCTCGATGCGGTGGGGCAATCACGGCGCCACTTCCATTCCACCGCGCTGGTCGACCACCTGGGCAACCAGCCGTGGTTGCCGGCCAGCGCCGATCTGCCCGCGCGGCTGCACGCCCAGGTGCAGGCCCTGACCTCGGCGGACCTGTACTGGCTGGTCGCGCTGGTGGCCCTGGGCTGCCTGCCGCTGCTGCCGTGGGCCACCCGCGTCCATCCGCCACGTGCCGTGGCCTGA
- a CDS encoding LysR family transcriptional regulator, whose product MSLPDLNLLLALDVLLDEGSVARAARRMNLSAPAMSRTLGRIRDALGDPVLVRAGRGLAPTPRALELREQVRDVIEQAHRVFNDGREVDIGTLEHTFSIRANDVFIGSYGGRLREVFREQAPGCTLRFMPEGDTDDDAMVQGRIDLYISTAGKHTQETKVQNLFTTALLGAAREDHPLFDGDITAERFAACDHIAVSRRGIAHGPIDDELAQMGLRRRVAMVIPTFHGAIFAAAASDLVLPQMPSVMLDRITYMGLPLRMFPLPVSVRTVALVQAWHPRMDNDPAHRWLRRAIKSMCDADAL is encoded by the coding sequence ATGTCCCTGCCCGACCTCAATCTGCTGCTGGCCCTGGATGTCCTGCTGGACGAAGGCAGTGTCGCCAGGGCGGCCCGGCGCATGAACCTGAGCGCGCCCGCCATGAGCCGCACCCTGGGCCGGATCCGCGATGCGCTGGGCGACCCGGTGCTGGTGCGCGCCGGCCGTGGCCTGGCGCCGACCCCGCGTGCGCTGGAGCTGCGCGAGCAGGTGCGTGATGTGATCGAGCAGGCCCACCGGGTGTTCAACGATGGGCGCGAAGTGGACATCGGGACGTTGGAACACACCTTCAGCATCCGCGCCAACGATGTGTTCATCGGCAGCTACGGCGGCCGCCTGCGCGAGGTGTTCCGCGAGCAGGCCCCAGGCTGCACGCTGCGCTTCATGCCCGAAGGCGATACCGACGATGACGCGATGGTGCAGGGCCGGATCGACCTGTACATCAGCACCGCCGGCAAGCACACGCAGGAAACCAAGGTGCAGAACCTGTTCACCACGGCGCTGCTGGGCGCGGCGCGCGAGGACCATCCACTGTTCGACGGGGACATCACCGCCGAGCGCTTCGCCGCCTGCGACCACATTGCCGTTTCGCGGCGCGGCATCGCCCATGGGCCGATCGATGACGAGTTGGCGCAGATGGGCCTGCGGCGACGGGTGGCGATGGTCATCCCCACCTTCCACGGTGCAATCTTCGCCGCCGCCGCTTCGGATCTGGTGCTGCCGCAGATGCCCAGCGTGATGCTCGATCGCATCACCTACATGGGGCTGCCGCTGCGCATGTTCCCGCTGCCTGTGTCGGTACGGACGGTGGCTCTGGTGCAGGCCTGGCACCCGCGTATGGACAACGACCCGGCACACCGCTGGCTGCGCCGTGCGATCAAGAGCATGTGCGACGCCGACGCTTTGTAG
- a CDS encoding universal stress protein, whose amino-acid sequence MFTTLLVALDGGHQHDPLLDLVTRVAGPCSRVHLLCVIDPEFALPDDASEADRREYSEATRQRAKAEGLLQDAVAQLHERGVDARPAMPVGDPGEVISTQARELDADLIVIGHRHLSRLQRLLDSSVAQWTLDHAPCPVLVETRGG is encoded by the coding sequence ATGTTCACTACCCTGCTGGTCGCCCTCGACGGCGGCCACCAGCACGACCCGCTGCTGGATCTGGTCACCCGCGTCGCCGGCCCGTGCAGCCGCGTGCACCTGCTGTGCGTGATCGATCCCGAGTTCGCCCTGCCCGACGACGCCAGCGAAGCCGACCGCCGCGAGTACTCTGAGGCCACCCGCCAGCGGGCCAAGGCGGAAGGCCTGTTGCAGGACGCCGTCGCACAGCTGCACGAGCGCGGAGTCGACGCCCGACCGGCGATGCCGGTGGGCGATCCCGGCGAAGTGATCAGCACTCAAGCCCGCGAGCTGGACGCCGACCTGATCGTCATCGGCCACCGCCACCTGTCGCGGCTGCAGCGCCTGCTCGACAGCTCGGTGGCGCAATGGACCCTGGACCACGCACCGTGCCCGGTGCTGGTGGAAACGCGCGGCGGCTGA
- a CDS encoding GGDEF domain-containing protein codes for MPVVLALLYVLCHGVVVAFWPGTAGGGSFAFLTAAPLLAAAACLWRAQRDRAALGWRATALALLLWAGGMGANMLDALSAGRPSITPSISLLLYVLYGVPLVFILARARRERWTISLIDGLMAALLGVLFFVHTQSFADRIDIDDQAMANMQHMFDIQNLCIAVFAMVRWLAGDAPERRVFFRALALYALSYLLVAFYINHYTVEQSFGAYNDLLIDVPFLLLALLALRQAPAPGLVLHPRLSRLVQAGGPIILPLLLLVVGTLVVDHARPLAVAGFVVATLGFGLRSTLLQTDLLERQVGLDQLARQDGLTGVANRRQFDTVLQAEWNRARRSGTELALLLVDIDHFKAFNDQHGHPAGDRCLRAVAAVLQATAGRAADSVARYGGEEFAVIVPGSPLSGVLALAERLREAVEALNLPEGPVSISIGVAYLHPPATASADQLLADADAGLYAAKRAGRNQVTLHARVLDDESGEEGVIDC; via the coding sequence ATGCCGGTAGTGCTGGCGCTGCTGTACGTGCTTTGCCACGGGGTGGTCGTGGCGTTCTGGCCTGGGACGGCCGGCGGCGGATCCTTTGCCTTCCTCACGGCCGCCCCCCTGCTGGCGGCGGCCGCCTGCCTGTGGCGGGCCCAGCGTGATCGCGCGGCGCTGGGCTGGCGCGCCACGGCGCTGGCCCTGCTGCTGTGGGCGGGGGGCATGGGCGCGAACATGCTCGATGCACTCAGCGCCGGGCGGCCCAGCATCACCCCCAGCATCAGCCTGCTGCTCTACGTGCTGTACGGCGTACCGCTGGTCTTCATTCTCGCCCGGGCGCGGCGCGAGCGCTGGACCATCAGCCTCATCGACGGTCTGATGGCTGCCCTGCTGGGCGTGCTGTTCTTCGTGCACACGCAGTCCTTCGCCGACCGCATCGACATCGATGACCAGGCGATGGCCAACATGCAGCACATGTTCGACATCCAGAACCTGTGCATTGCCGTGTTCGCCATGGTGCGCTGGCTGGCGGGCGATGCACCCGAGCGGCGGGTGTTCTTCCGTGCATTGGCCCTGTATGCGCTGAGCTACCTGCTGGTGGCGTTCTACATCAACCATTACACCGTCGAGCAGTCCTTCGGCGCGTACAACGACCTGCTGATCGACGTGCCGTTCCTGCTGCTGGCCCTGCTTGCGCTGCGCCAGGCACCGGCGCCGGGCCTGGTGCTGCACCCGCGTCTGTCGCGGCTGGTGCAGGCGGGCGGGCCGATCATCCTGCCGCTGCTGCTGCTGGTGGTGGGCACGTTGGTGGTGGACCATGCGCGACCGTTGGCGGTAGCCGGGTTCGTGGTGGCCACGTTGGGCTTCGGCCTGCGCAGCACGCTGCTGCAGACCGATCTGCTGGAACGCCAAGTCGGGCTGGACCAGCTGGCGCGCCAGGATGGCTTGACCGGCGTTGCCAACCGGCGCCAGTTCGACACCGTGCTGCAGGCCGAGTGGAACCGTGCGCGCCGCAGTGGCACCGAACTGGCTTTGCTGCTGGTGGACATCGACCACTTCAAGGCATTCAACGACCAGCACGGCCATCCGGCCGGAGACCGCTGCCTGCGCGCCGTCGCGGCCGTGCTGCAGGCCACGGCGGGGCGTGCGGCCGACAGTGTGGCGCGCTACGGCGGCGAGGAGTTCGCGGTGATCGTGCCGGGCAGCCCGTTGTCGGGCGTGCTGGCGCTGGCCGAGCGGCTACGCGAGGCGGTGGAAGCGCTGAACCTGCCCGAAGGCCCGGTCAGCATCAGCATCGGCGTGGCCTATCTGCATCCACCGGCCACGGCCAGCGCCGACCAGTTGCTGGCGGATGCGGATGCGGGGCTGTACGCAGCCAAGCGCGCCGGCCGCAACCAGGTGACCCTGCACGCTCGCGTGCTGGACGATGAAAGCGGCGAAGAAGGCGTGATTGATTGTTGA
- a CDS encoding PA4780 family RIO1-like protein kinase, with the protein MKTPEGLRALIDDGVIDEVLRPLKSGKEAAVYVVRSGNDVRCAKVYKDMAQRSFQQRVQYQEGRKVRGSREARAIGKSSKYGRKQQEAAWKNTEVDALYQLRDAGVRVPEPHGYYHGVLLMELVTDAEGYSAARLGEVELEADQARAYHQTLVRQVVRMLCCGLIHGDLSPYNVLVGPDGPVVIDFPQVVSAGGNNAARSMLLRDVNTLTGYLGRFAPELLDSWYGEEMWALFEAGNLLPDSELTGTFVHDESTIDLDGVRHAINDAREEALIRQQGREAAEEDDR; encoded by the coding sequence GTGAAGACCCCCGAAGGACTGCGTGCGCTGATCGACGATGGCGTGATCGACGAAGTGCTGCGCCCGCTCAAGAGCGGCAAGGAAGCGGCTGTGTACGTGGTACGCAGCGGCAACGACGTGCGCTGCGCCAAGGTCTATAAAGACATGGCCCAACGTAGTTTCCAGCAGCGCGTGCAATACCAGGAAGGCCGCAAGGTACGCGGCAGCCGCGAAGCGCGTGCCATCGGCAAGTCCAGCAAGTACGGCCGCAAGCAGCAGGAGGCCGCCTGGAAGAACACCGAGGTGGACGCGCTGTACCAGCTGCGCGACGCGGGTGTGCGGGTACCGGAGCCGCATGGCTACTACCACGGCGTGCTGCTGATGGAACTGGTGACCGACGCAGAGGGCTATTCCGCCGCCCGCCTGGGCGAAGTGGAGCTGGAGGCCGACCAGGCCCGCGCGTACCACCAGACCCTGGTGCGCCAGGTGGTGCGCATGCTCTGCTGCGGCCTGATCCACGGCGATCTTTCGCCATACAACGTACTGGTCGGGCCGGATGGCCCGGTGGTGATCGACTTCCCGCAGGTGGTCAGTGCCGGCGGCAACAACGCCGCGCGCAGCATGCTGCTGCGGGACGTCAACACCCTCACCGGCTACCTGGGCCGTTTCGCGCCCGAGCTGCTGGACAGCTGGTATGGCGAGGAAATGTGGGCACTGTTCGAGGCTGGCAACCTGTTGCCGGACAGCGAGCTCACCGGCACCTTCGTACACGATGAATCCACCATCGATCTGGATGGCGTGCGCCACGCCATCAACGATGCACGCGAAGAGGCCCTGATCCGCCAGCAGGGTCGCGAAGCAGCGGAAGAAGACGACCGGTAG